The Amblyomma americanum isolate KBUSLIRL-KWMA chromosome 5, ASM5285725v1, whole genome shotgun sequence genome window below encodes:
- the LOC144134097 gene encoding uncharacterized protein LOC144134097 produces MSCSAASTLPPSSSRIGDVLDEPQQAEQSRVTATYSLTYSLPAVPNDIQFSIERQQSGQYFKARSRVVQWLYHDLCLYIMYPGKLYNEAAQALVSRYPNLADASGTGYDSSREALRFKAKSERRKIRIQQNDGATAPDREDEESIAGHIEGMKSEVQRARPDMAYIIDCMRRTLPTRRKWIGCEDPSVEVAIQKFPALAMSSNDTAAVHYIPTVVHRGGILTTSDFSVCLEKICVKETSLLAALATQMALYWAFNIAFDKKAQRSFDLLCRLINVDSGLRPTQLW; encoded by the exons ATGAGCTGTTCCGCGGCATCGACGTTGCCACCCTCATCTTCAAG GATTGGGGATGTTCTCGACGAGCCCCAGCAAGCGGAGCAATCCCGTGTCACTGCCACGTACAGCCTCACATACAGCCTGCCAGCTGTACCAAACGATATCCAATTCAGTATAGAGCGCCAGCAAAGTGGACAGTACTTCAAAGCACGCAGCAGAGTTGTCCAATGGCTCTATCATGACCTCTGCTTATACATCAT GTACCCTGGCAAACTGTACAATGAGGCTGCGCAAGCTCTGGTGTCCAGGTACCCAAACTTGGCTGACGCATCTGGCACCGGCTAT GACTCTTCGCGAGAAGCTCTCCGGTTCAAGGCCAAATCTGAGCGGAGAAAAATCCGTATCCAGCAGAATGATGGG gcaactgCACCAGACAGGGAGGATGAGGAGAGTATTGCTGGCCACATTGAAGGAATGAAGTCCGAGGTACAAAGAGCTCGGCCAGACATGGCTTACATAATAGACTGTATGCGCCGTACATTGCCTACCCGAAGGAAGTGGATTGGATGCGAGGATCCATCAGTGGAAGTGGCAATACAGAAATTTCCAGCATTGGCCATGAGCTCAAAC gATACTGCAGCTGTGCACTATATCCCAACTGTAGTGCACAGAGGAGGCATTCTGACAACGTCAGATTTTTCTGTTTGCCTTGAGAAGATTTGTGTCAAGGAGACAAGCCTGCTGGCGGCACTTGCAACACAGATGGCCTTGTACTGGGCATTTAATATCGCTTTTGATAAAAAAGCACAGCGGTCATTTGACTTGCTGTGCAGGCTCATCAACGTCGACAGTGGCCTACGGCCAACTCAACTT TGGTGA